The Citrifermentans bemidjiense Bem genome window below encodes:
- a CDS encoding glycyl-radical enzyme activating protein, translated as MINGTVFNLQRYSLHDGPGIRTTVFLKGCPARCWWCHNPESQSPLPEIAFSQNLCIACGACRPVCPNLLSRESCSGCGACADACPTGARELVGRVMSVEEAMGSVLKDRFFYEDSGGGVTFSGGEPLSQPQFLKALLAACREEEIHTAVDTAGICAPESLLDIAPLTDLFLFDLKCAAPERHREGTGADHAAILENLERLGRAQARIWIRIPVVPGFNDSVKEMEALAALAARVHGVRQVWLLPYHGSWGAKPARFGLEAAQPAQEAMAPSQESLEHYARLFRDKGLDTRIGGA; from the coding sequence ATGATTAACGGAACTGTTTTTAACCTGCAACGCTACTCGCTGCACGACGGCCCCGGCATCAGGACTACGGTGTTCCTGAAAGGGTGCCCCGCGCGCTGCTGGTGGTGCCACAACCCGGAAAGCCAGTCCCCCCTCCCGGAAATCGCCTTCTCTCAAAACCTCTGCATCGCTTGCGGCGCCTGCCGCCCGGTTTGCCCCAATCTCCTCTCCCGTGAATCCTGCAGCGGTTGCGGCGCCTGCGCCGACGCCTGCCCGACCGGCGCGCGCGAACTGGTGGGAAGGGTGATGTCGGTTGAGGAGGCGATGGGAAGCGTCCTGAAAGACCGCTTCTTCTATGAGGATTCCGGCGGCGGGGTCACTTTCTCGGGAGGGGAGCCGCTCTCACAGCCGCAGTTTCTCAAAGCGCTCCTCGCCGCCTGCCGCGAAGAGGAGATCCACACCGCCGTCGACACGGCCGGGATCTGCGCCCCCGAATCGCTCCTCGACATCGCCCCGCTTACGGACCTCTTCCTCTTCGACCTGAAGTGCGCTGCCCCAGAAAGGCACCGTGAGGGGACCGGCGCCGACCATGCGGCGATACTGGAGAACCTGGAGCGCCTCGGCCGGGCGCAGGCACGGATCTGGATCAGGATACCCGTGGTCCCCGGATTCAACGATTCGGTTAAGGAGATGGAGGCCCTGGCGGCGCTTGCCGCGCGGGTACATGGGGTGCGCCAGGTGTGGCTACTCCCATACCACGGGAGCTGGGGCGCCAAGCCCGCGCGCTTCGGGCTGGAAGCGGCCCAACCGGCGCAAGAGGCCATGGCGCCCTCGCAGGAGAGTTTGGAACATTATGCCCGACTGTTCAGGGACAAAGGGCTGGATACGCGTATAGGGGGAGCTTAG
- the hypD gene encoding trans-4-hydroxy-L-proline dehydratase, with protein MTGRTERLRQESLDAEAAISAERALLLTEFYRENEGRWSIPVLRAKSFYYLCEKKTIYLGDGELVVGERGPAPKLVPTYPELTCHSLKDLRILNSREKTSYRVDDACLKAYGETVIPYWSTRSLRDKIFRELPEEWHEAYQSGIFTEFMEQRAPGHTVLDDKIYNKGLLDFKKEIADAIAALDFVSDPNAWSKREELKAMDISCDAVILFAERHAKLAESMAAACADAVRKQELLKIAANCRWVPAHAPTDFFEALQSYWFCHLAVITELNGWDAFSPGHLDQHLYPFYRDGLAAGTLKKEEARELLECFFVKFNNHPSPPKVGVTAAESGTYTDFANINLGGLLPDGSDGSNEVSHLLLDIIDEMHLLQPSSNIQLSRKSPDRFLKHTLRVVRKGYGFPSIFNADSVVEEQLRQGKTLADARAGGCSGCVEVGAFGKEAYILTGYFNLVKMLELALHDGVDPATGAQLGPATGKTESFACFDDVFAAFTRQLAHFIDIKIRGNRLIEMIYAGLMPAPFLSVLTDDCISRGVDYNAGGARYNNSFIQGVGIGSITDSLSAIKEHVFQEKAVSLPDLVAKLDADFASDEPLRQRLWNRTRKYGNDDDFADDLMRQVFEAFFQQVDGRPNTKGGVYRIEMLPTTCHVYFGSVTGAMPDGRRRGAPLSEGISPVQGADRQGPTAVIRSAGKMDHIRSGGTLLNLKFSPTLLAGEGGVDGLAALVRSYFRMDGHHVQFNVVDVETLKRAQADPRQYRDLIVRVAGYSDYFCDLSEELQNEIIARTEHTSL; from the coding sequence ATGACCGGAAGAACTGAACGTCTGCGGCAGGAGAGCCTTGACGCCGAGGCGGCGATTTCGGCGGAGCGCGCGCTGCTCCTCACCGAGTTTTACCGCGAGAACGAGGGGCGCTGGTCCATCCCGGTGCTGCGGGCCAAGTCCTTTTACTACCTCTGCGAGAAGAAGACCATCTATCTCGGCGACGGGGAACTGGTGGTGGGGGAGAGGGGGCCTGCTCCCAAGCTGGTTCCGACCTACCCGGAGCTTACCTGCCACTCGCTTAAGGACCTGCGCATCCTGAACTCGCGCGAGAAGACCAGCTACCGCGTCGACGACGCCTGCCTCAAGGCTTACGGGGAGACGGTGATCCCCTACTGGAGCACGAGGTCGCTTCGGGACAAGATCTTCCGGGAACTCCCCGAGGAATGGCACGAGGCCTACCAAAGCGGCATCTTCACCGAGTTCATGGAGCAGCGCGCCCCCGGGCACACGGTGTTGGACGACAAGATCTACAATAAGGGGCTCCTCGATTTCAAGAAGGAGATAGCGGACGCCATCGCCGCGCTCGATTTCGTCAGCGATCCGAACGCCTGGTCCAAGCGGGAGGAGCTGAAGGCGATGGATATCTCCTGCGACGCCGTCATCCTTTTCGCCGAACGCCACGCGAAACTTGCCGAAAGCATGGCCGCGGCGTGCGCCGATGCCGTCCGCAAGCAGGAGCTCTTGAAGATCGCCGCCAACTGCCGTTGGGTTCCGGCGCACGCCCCTACCGATTTCTTCGAGGCGCTGCAGTCCTACTGGTTCTGCCACCTGGCGGTCATTACGGAGCTGAACGGCTGGGACGCCTTCAGCCCCGGGCACCTCGACCAGCACCTCTACCCTTTCTACCGGGACGGGCTCGCCGCCGGCACCCTGAAAAAGGAGGAGGCGCGCGAGCTCCTCGAATGCTTCTTCGTCAAGTTCAACAACCACCCCTCGCCCCCCAAGGTGGGGGTGACCGCGGCCGAGAGCGGCACCTACACCGACTTCGCCAACATCAACCTGGGGGGGCTTCTCCCGGACGGCTCCGACGGCTCCAACGAGGTGTCGCATCTGCTTCTGGACATCATCGACGAGATGCACCTGTTGCAGCCTTCCAGCAACATCCAGCTCTCCCGCAAGTCCCCCGACCGCTTCCTGAAGCACACCTTGAGGGTGGTGCGCAAGGGGTACGGCTTTCCATCCATCTTCAACGCGGACTCCGTGGTCGAGGAGCAGCTGCGCCAGGGAAAGACGCTCGCGGACGCCCGCGCAGGGGGGTGCAGCGGCTGCGTCGAGGTCGGGGCGTTCGGCAAGGAGGCCTACATCCTCACCGGCTACTTCAACCTGGTGAAGATGCTGGAACTGGCGCTGCACGACGGCGTCGACCCGGCAACCGGCGCCCAGCTGGGGCCCGCTACCGGTAAAACGGAGAGTTTCGCCTGCTTCGACGACGTCTTCGCCGCCTTCACCAGGCAGCTCGCCCATTTCATCGATATCAAGATCCGCGGCAACCGCCTCATCGAGATGATCTACGCAGGCCTCATGCCCGCTCCGTTTCTGTCGGTTTTGACCGATGACTGCATCAGCCGCGGGGTGGATTACAACGCGGGAGGTGCCAGGTACAACAACAGCTTCATCCAGGGGGTGGGGATAGGGAGCATCACCGATTCGCTCTCCGCCATCAAGGAGCACGTTTTCCAAGAGAAGGCGGTCTCGCTCCCCGACCTGGTGGCCAAGCTCGATGCGGACTTCGCTTCGGACGAGCCGCTCAGGCAGCGGCTTTGGAACCGGACCCGCAAGTACGGCAATGACGACGACTTCGCCGACGACCTGATGCGGCAGGTCTTCGAGGCCTTCTTCCAGCAGGTGGACGGCAGGCCCAACACGAAGGGGGGCGTGTACCGCATCGAGATGCTCCCGACCACCTGCCACGTCTATTTCGGCTCGGTCACCGGGGCAATGCCCGACGGCAGGCGCCGGGGCGCTCCCCTTTCCGAGGGGATCTCGCCGGTGCAGGGGGCGGACCGCCAGGGACCTACCGCCGTCATCCGTTCGGCCGGGAAGATGGATCACATCCGCAGCGGCGGCACCCTTTTGAACCTGAAGTTCTCCCCGACGCTTTTAGCCGGGGAGGGGGGCGTCGACGGACTGGCGGCGCTGGTGCGCAGCTACTTCAGGATGGACGGCCATCACGTCCAGTTCAACGTGGTGGACGTGGAGACGCTGAAAAGGGCGCAGGCCGATCCCCGGCAGTACCGTGACCTGATTGTCAGGGTGGCCGGCTACAGCGATTACTTCTGCGACCTCTCCGAGGAGCTGCAAAACGAGATCATAGCCAGGACCGAGCACACGTCCCTGTGA
- a CDS encoding aldo/keto reductase → MNKVRLGSTGLEINPLVFGTLPLGPLQAGLSPDEGGRLIRYALERGVNLLDTAELYQTYPHILSALSGFTGEVYIASKTHANTAEQARAHVERALKELELERLDIVHLHGARVADPFVERPEVIETLLRMKEEGKIAHVGLSSHFVGAIRKSVQHPEIEVVHPLINRAGMGIIDGTQNEMAEAIAACADAGKGVYAMKALAGGNLISSARESLRYVLGVRGVHGVALGMLSEPEIDGNLALFHDDRADEALWEKLEGRRRKLAIMEAFCKGCGACVPACTNDALRLVDGKAVVDEAECILCGYCGAACPEFMIRVV, encoded by the coding sequence ATGAACAAAGTTCGCCTTGGCAGCACCGGTTTGGAGATCAACCCCCTCGTTTTCGGCACTCTCCCCTTGGGTCCTTTGCAGGCAGGCCTCTCCCCCGACGAGGGGGGGAGGCTGATCCGCTACGCGCTGGAGCGCGGCGTCAACCTCTTGGACACCGCCGAACTGTACCAGACCTACCCGCACATCCTCTCCGCTTTATCCGGGTTTACCGGCGAGGTTTACATCGCCTCCAAGACCCACGCCAATACGGCTGAGCAGGCACGCGCCCACGTCGAGCGCGCGCTGAAGGAACTGGAGTTGGAGCGGTTGGACATCGTGCACCTGCACGGCGCCAGGGTCGCCGACCCGTTCGTAGAGCGCCCCGAGGTGATCGAGACGCTGCTCAGGATGAAGGAGGAGGGGAAGATCGCCCACGTAGGCCTTTCCTCCCATTTCGTCGGCGCCATCAGGAAGTCGGTGCAGCATCCCGAGATCGAGGTGGTGCATCCCCTCATCAACCGGGCCGGCATGGGGATCATCGACGGCACGCAGAATGAGATGGCCGAAGCCATAGCCGCCTGCGCCGATGCCGGCAAGGGAGTCTATGCCATGAAGGCGTTGGCCGGCGGCAACCTCATCTCCTCGGCGCGGGAGAGCCTGCGCTACGTGCTCGGGGTGCGCGGGGTCCACGGCGTGGCCCTGGGGATGCTTTCCGAACCGGAGATCGACGGGAACCTGGCCCTGTTCCACGATGACCGCGCCGATGAAGCGCTCTGGGAAAAGCTGGAGGGGAGAAGGCGCAAGCTCGCCATCATGGAGGCGTTTTGCAAGGGGTGCGGCGCCTGCGTCCCGGCCTGCACCAACGACGCGCTGAGGCTCGTGGACGGAAAAGCCGTCGTAGACGAGGCCGAATGCATTCTCTGCGGCTACTGCGGCGCTGCCTGCCCGGAGTTCATGATCCGGGTGGTGTAA
- a CDS encoding SlyX family protein, with product MEQRLTEMEMLIMHQGRIIDQLNEVVTGQQTMIDHLTRELKLIKEHLRGLAASDTRLPSEEEPPPHY from the coding sequence ATGGAACAGCGTCTGACTGAGATGGAGATGCTGATCATGCATCAGGGTCGCATCATAGATCAATTGAACGAAGTAGTTACCGGGCAGCAGACCATGATCGACCACCTCACCCGGGAACTGAAACTGATCAAGGAACACCTGCGCGGATTGGCCGCCTCGGACACGAGGCTTCCCTCCGAAGAAGAGCCCCCGCCGCATTACTAA